In the Candidatus Nealsonbacteria bacterium genome, one interval contains:
- a CDS encoding ABC transporter permease translates to MNKVRSGLTVLGIVIGIGSVVAMVSIGQGAQGQIQSNIESIGSNLILISPSFQRGVGTEVRSSRGSAQTLTQEDADAIQEQVSLIKAVAPENSRNYQIVVKGKNTNTRVVGTVSSYSQARNVEIDIGNFISDQNVQNLKKVAVLGPTTRDDLFGSSSNPIGQKIKINKIDFTIIGVTKAKGGTGFGSQDDVIYVPISTAQRFLAGGDYVTTISVQAQDQNSTALVKQQITTLLLSRHNISDSTLADFSVLNQSDILATASSITNTFTTLLAAIAGISLLVGGIGIMNMMLTTVTERTREIGLRKAIGAKNKDISLQFLAEATTLTFIGGVFGVISGWVISLLIAKFGGLTTTISLSSIILAFGVSAAIGIGFGYYPARRAAALNPIEALRYE, encoded by the coding sequence ATGAATAAAGTTAGGTCAGGGCTTACCGTTCTTGGTATTGTTATTGGTATCGGTTCAGTAGTAGCCATGGTTTCTATTGGCCAAGGCGCTCAAGGACAAATTCAATCAAATATCGAGAGCATAGGGTCAAATTTAATATTGATATCGCCCTCTTTTCAAAGAGGAGTGGGGACCGAGGTACGTTCCTCCAGGGGCTCTGCTCAGACTTTAACTCAAGAAGACGCCGATGCCATTCAGGAACAAGTTTCGCTTATTAAAGCGGTAGCCCCGGAAAATTCAAGAAATTATCAAATTGTAGTTAAGGGTAAAAATACCAATACTCGGGTTGTCGGCACGGTTTCTTCATATTCGCAGGCAAGAAACGTTGAAATAGATATAGGAAATTTTATTTCTGACCAAAATGTTCAAAACTTAAAAAAGGTAGCGGTCTTAGGACCCACAACCCGCGATGATTTATTTGGATCGAGTTCAAATCCAATAGGCCAAAAAATTAAAATAAATAAAATTGATTTTACAATTATCGGCGTCACCAAAGCCAAGGGTGGTACGGGATTTGGAAGTCAGGACGATGTAATTTATGTTCCTATTTCTACTGCCCAGCGTTTTTTAGCCGGCGGAGATTATGTAACTACCATTAGCGTGCAGGCTCAGGATCAAAATTCAACAGCTCTTGTCAAACAACAAATTACAACGCTTTTGTTGAGTCGTCATAATATTTCTGATTCCACGCTCGCGGATTTTAGCGTATTAAATCAGTCCGATATTTTAGCCACCGCTTCTTCTATCACCAATACCTTTACCACGCTTTTGGCGGCAATAGCCGGCATTTCTTTACTTGTTGGCGGCATTGGAATTATGAATATGATGTTGACAACAGTCACTGAAAGAACAAGAGAAATCGGGCTTCGCAAGGCCATTGGCGCTAAAAACAAAGACATTAGCCTGCAGTTTCTTGCAGAAGCTACTACCCTTACTTTTATTGGCGGAGTTTTTGGTGTAATTTCAGGTTGGGTTATTTCTCTTTTGATTGCTAAGTTTGGAGGTTTAACTACAACTATCTCTCTTTCTTCTATTATTTTGGCTTTCGGAGTATCAGCGGCAATTGGAATTGGTTTTGGCTATTATCCCGCCCGAAGAGCGGCAGCATTAAATCCAATAGAAGCATTGAGATATGAATAA
- a CDS encoding DUF5666 domain-containing protein: MKKYLLFLVILTIIGAGAFFGGMKYAESKTSQRFQQMDANGFGNRTGAGAINRTGGNNSNNGFVTGNIISKDDKSITVSIRDGGSKIIFYSDTTEISKFVSGVFNDLEVGKVVSVTGKTNQDGTITAQSIQVRPEMPSFSSTTQK; this comes from the coding sequence ATGAAAAAATATTTATTATTTCTAGTCATATTAACAATAATTGGAGCAGGAGCATTTTTTGGCGGAATGAAATATGCGGAAAGCAAAACCTCACAAAGATTTCAACAAATGGATGCAAATGGTTTTGGCAATCGAACAGGAGCAGGAGCTATTAATCGAACCGGTGGAAACAATAGTAATAATGGTTTTGTCACCGGAAATATTATCTCCAAAGACGATAAAAGTATTACAGTAAGTATTCGAGACGGCGGCTCGAAAATTATTTTTTATTCAGACACGACAGAAATTAGTAAATTTGTGAGCGGTGTTTTTAATGACCTTGAAGTTGGCAAGGTAGTTAGCGTGACTGGCAAGACAAATCAAGACGGTACTATTACCGCCCAATCAATCCAAGTAAGACCGGAAATGCCAAGCTTTTCATCAACAACTCAAAAATAA
- a CDS encoding trypsin-like peptidase domain-containing protein, with protein MPNNKLNSSKSFDPIKNFKSKIKSKLKKFILVVFLLVLFSSLFGFCVGIVASGYYYSEIKDFLSKLNIEIPERLITYNASTTSYLPQTTQEEAVIDVVNRVSPAVVSIVISKDVPIIEEYYDNPFGDFFGEDFGLRIPQYRQKGTEKKEVGGGSGFIISEDGMILTNKHVVLDEEAEYTVLTNDGGKFSAKVLAKDPNQDLAIIKIEKKDSSFPKVQLGDSSNVKIGQTVIAIGNALGEFRNTISVGVISGLGRTVTAGGGSFVETIEDVIQTDAAINKGNSGGPLLNLKGEVIGINTATVLDAQNISFSIPVNKAKRDIEQVKSSGKIVYPFIGVYYTLITKELKEKYNLPFDYGAWIGRDKTGKETKEVVLAGSPAEKAGLKKDDIILELNNEKITTENSLAEIILKYNPGDKVTLKISRDNQEKNIDIVLGENK; from the coding sequence ATGCCTAACAACAAATTAAATTCCTCTAAATCTTTTGACCCAATCAAAAATTTTAAATCTAAAATCAAAAGTAAATTAAAAAAATTTATATTAGTTGTTTTTTTACTCGTTTTATTTTCTTCTCTTTTTGGTTTTTGCGTTGGAATCGTTGCCAGCGGTTATTATTATTCGGAAATTAAAGATTTCCTTTCTAAGCTTAATATAGAAATTCCGGAACGCCTTATTACCTACAACGCTTCAACCACTTCTTATTTGCCCCAAACAACTCAAGAGGAAGCAGTGATAGATGTTGTTAACAGGGTTTCGCCGGCCGTGGTCAGCATTGTTATCAGCAAGGATGTTCCCATAATTGAGGAATATTATGATAATCCTTTCGGCGATTTTTTTGGAGAAGATTTTGGCCTTAGAATTCCTCAGTATCGTCAGAAAGGCACTGAGAAAAAAGAAGTTGGCGGAGGAAGCGGATTTATTATTTCAGAGGACGGAATGATTTTAACCAACAAGCACGTGGTTCTGGACGAAGAAGCCGAATATACTGTTTTAACCAATGACGGCGGTAAGTTTTCTGCCAAGGTTTTAGCCAAAGACCCAAATCAGGATTTGGCTATTATTAAAATTGAAAAAAAAGATTCTTCTTTTCCTAAGGTTCAACTGGGAGATTCTTCTAATGTAAAAATTGGCCAAACAGTAATAGCAATAGGCAATGCCTTAGGGGAGTTTCGGAATACCATTTCAGTTGGAGTTATTTCCGGCTTAGGCCGGACGGTGACTGCCGGCGGCGGGAGCTTTGTTGAAACAATTGAAGATGTTATTCAAACTGACGCCGCCATAAATAAAGGAAACTCCGGAGGGCCATTGTTAAATTTAAAAGGAGAGGTGATTGGAATTAATACGGCAACAGTTTTAGACGCCCAGAATATCAGCTTTTCCATTCCGGTTAACAAAGCTAAAAGAGATATTGAACAAGTAAAAAGTTCAGGAAAAATTGTTTATCCTTTTATAGGGGTTTACTACACTTTGATTACCAAAGAGCTTAAAGAAAAATATAATTTGCCTTTTGACTATGGCGCTTGGATAGGAAGAGATAAAACCGGCAAAGAAACCAAGGAAGTTGTTTTAGCCGGTTCTCCGGCCGAAAAAGCGGGCTTGAAAAAAGACGACATAATTTTAGAATTAAATAACGAGAAAATTACAACAGAAAATTCTTTAGCTGAGATTATTTTAAAATATAATCCCGGCGATAAGGTTACTTTGAAAATTTCAAGAGACAACCAAGAAAAAAACATTGATATCGTGCTGGGAGAGAATAAGTAG